The genomic interval ACGGCGTCGGCATCTCTCGGGGTGAACGGTCGTACCTTCATGAATCGTGCACTGACGCTGGAGACGCGGTCCGTGGTACAAATCGTGTTCGGTGGCGCCCTGCTCTGTCCCGTCTCGTCTTGACCACTACCGAGGGCCGCACCTGTGTACGACCGCGATGCCGTCTCGCCGCCGTCACCAGCGCGTCACACCCTTGACCGCACGGGTTGGTGTCCCGCGACGATGGCGTGGAAGTTGTCGAACACGCGCTTCGCCTCCCGGGCGGTGGCGACGTTCTCGTCGTTGATCCCGTCCAGGACCGCCTGGATCCGCTCGTCCGGGAGGTCCTTGCCCTCTGTCACCCACTCCGCGGTCTGTCGGTCGTACTCCGGGTGGAACTGGATGCCGTAGGCGCTCCCGACGCGGAACGCCTGCACACCCACGTCGTTCCTCGCCAGCGTCGTCGCGCCCGGCGGGACCTCGGCGACCCGGTCGGAGTGGGTCTCGAAGCTGACGAACTCAGTCGGGAGTCCATCGAACAGCCGGTCCTCTCCCAGTCGCGAGATCGACTCGTACCCGAGTTCGTACTCCAGCATGTCCACGACGCGCCCGCCGAGCGCCTGCGCGACGAACTGGTGCCCCCAACAGATTCCGAGAACGGGGACGTCGGCCTCGTGGACGCGACGGAACCAGTCGGTCAACTCGTGGATCCACTCGCGGTCGTCGTACACCGCCGCCTGCGAGCCGCTGATGACGACGCCGTCGAACCGCCAGTCCGGACTGGACACCGACGGCGGCAGGTCGCCGTCGCTGGCTTTGAACACGGTCACGTCGGCGTCGAGTTCGCGACGAAGATTTGCCTCAGCGGGCGTGTCTCCGAGCGACGCGTCGACGACCGCGATGCGTTGGCTCATGGTTACGTGTACGCTGGCACGCCGGATATAGTTTGGTGAAAATTGCACAACACCAAAACCACCTCTCCCCGCTCGACCACTGGGAGATTCAGACATCCCCCGGTCAGAAATCGGTGCGCCGAACGCGACTGGAGCCGAATCGCCGTCGCGTCAGTCGGCGGTCGTCGGCTCGGAGGACGCCGACTCGTTGCGGAGTTCGCGGATACTGCTGAGGATGACGGCACCACTCACCAACAGCGCTGCGCCGAGGATGATGACGAGGCTGACCACGTCGAAGAACTCGATGCCGAGGTAGCCGCCAACCTGGCGGACCGCGACCGCGAGTGCGCCGAGCAGCAGCATCACGCCGAAGTACACCTTGATGTCGTCCTCGTTCACCAGACTCGTCGCGCCCGCGCCGATGCGGGCACCGAGCGCACTGCCCGCCAGCAGCGGGACGACGATAGAGAGGTCGACCGCGCCAGATTGGGCGTACAGGAACGACCCAATCCCGCCCGAGAAGACGATCTCGAACAGGTCAGTCCCGACCGCCACGGGGACAGGAACCCCGACGAGGTAGAACAGCGCGGGCATGCGGATGAAGCCGCCGCCAACACCGAGGAACCCGGACAACAACCCGGTCGCGAACGCGACGGCGAGCACCATCCACAGCGAGACGGTGAAGCCCCCGCGCACCGAGATCATCGGCGGGATGTGATACGACTGGATCTTCTGAGCGATCGCGGGAATGTCGTCCGCGTCGTCGTCAGTCTCGTCGACGTCGTGGG from Halobaculum marinum carries:
- a CDS encoding type 1 glutamine amidotransferase; this translates as MSQRIAVVDASLGDTPAEANLRRELDADVTVFKASDGDLPPSVSSPDWRFDGVVISGSQAAVYDDREWIHELTDWFRRVHEADVPVLGICWGHQFVAQALGGRVVDMLEYELGYESISRLGEDRLFDGLPTEFVSFETHSDRVAEVPPGATTLARNDVGVQAFRVGSAYGIQFHPEYDRQTAEWVTEGKDLPDERIQAVLDGINDENVATAREAKRVFDNFHAIVAGHQPVRSRV
- a CDS encoding sulfite exporter TauE/SafE family protein gives rise to the protein MEILGVAVELLAMFAGFGLLIGVLFGFFGMGGSFLVTPALLVMGYDANVAVGSGLAFVFGTSVIATLKHRDLGQVDYKLGVLMIAGTTGGIEVGKIGLEYLQHIGLADSVVSVAYVGLLGSIGAFVTYTAMKGGGGGISHDVDETDDDADDIPAIAQKIQSYHIPPMISVRGGFTVSLWMVLAVAFATGLLSGFLGVGGGFIRMPALFYLVGVPVPVAVGTDLFEIVFSGGIGSFLYAQSGAVDLSIVVPLLAGSALGARIGAGATSLVNEDDIKVYFGVMLLLGALAVAVRQVGGYLGIEFFDVVSLVIILGAALLVSGAVILSSIRELRNESASSEPTTAD